The Terracoccus luteus genome includes a region encoding these proteins:
- a CDS encoding glycosyltransferase, with amino-acid sequence MPRVTLVLKTNEGGLWVVPQLVALRETGVGVTAVLPPGPGRLRRALDRQGIAVAETPFDFRLRPGPRTAIGLLRLRRLIGETRPDVVFYHLYASALATRLATLRLHVPRVHMVAGPLYLESPVIRTAERLLMHLDTRLIAGSGHTADRYRELGMPDERLRAVPYGVDLEHFRPRPADRAPLRTTLGLGDDHFVVVMVAYVYAPKSRVFPGVGVKGHEVLLQAWPQVVEAEPRARLVLVGHGFDAEGERHRRSLVERFALDNDPTVTWLDSVDDVRPYYAAADLSVSPSLSENHGAALEASAMGVPSVVSDAGALPEAVTPDSGWVVAAGSVDALAVALLTATAARRAGTLADRGGRARAHVRRRFDRDRAVAAVRDVVLDVVHVPDGPDERARVRVAAFCEQRGWTATTPDGACSVVLGRTPLALVAALSERADVELGVRVGPPEPGGSVLAPGARAVPLVSGGTGLQASVLELARNAARAVAAVRRSDVVYADQPGVVGGLALVAGRLARRPLVVNVVGDPAESVVPDVVPGLRGQVAHRLLPAVQRWAARRAAVTNFVTAEALQRRYPPTGSTGPGRSFAISTARALAPRPDPRPAPARPAVSLVTVASLEQPYKGVDELTQAVGLLAGRGLDVRLTVVGEGRLRERLREAAERHAPGRVTFTGHLYAADLLHELRRHEVFVLASWTEGLPRALVEAMADGMACVATAVGGVPELLEPHRTVAPRDPAALADALAALVADPDAWRLSVRHNLEAAGRVFDRRDGVDDLVGAVLDVARPRRRAAT; translated from the coding sequence ATGCCGCGGGTGACGCTCGTGCTCAAGACGAACGAGGGCGGCCTGTGGGTCGTCCCCCAGCTCGTCGCGCTGCGCGAGACCGGAGTCGGCGTGACGGCGGTGCTGCCGCCCGGGCCCGGGCGGCTACGTCGCGCGCTCGACCGGCAGGGCATCGCGGTGGCCGAGACGCCCTTCGACTTCCGGCTGCGGCCGGGTCCGCGCACCGCGATCGGGCTGCTGCGTCTGCGCCGGCTCATCGGCGAGACCCGACCCGACGTCGTGTTCTACCACCTGTACGCGAGCGCCCTCGCGACCCGGCTCGCGACGCTGCGCCTGCACGTGCCGCGGGTGCACATGGTGGCCGGCCCGCTGTACCTCGAGAGCCCCGTCATCCGCACGGCCGAGCGCCTGCTCATGCACCTCGACACCCGGCTGATCGCCGGCTCGGGCCACACGGCCGACCGGTACCGCGAGCTGGGGATGCCCGACGAGCGGCTGCGCGCGGTGCCCTACGGCGTCGACCTGGAGCACTTCCGCCCGCGGCCGGCGGACCGGGCCCCGCTGCGCACGACCCTCGGGCTCGGCGACGACCACTTCGTCGTCGTCATGGTGGCCTACGTCTACGCCCCGAAGTCGCGCGTCTTCCCCGGCGTCGGCGTCAAGGGTCACGAGGTGCTGCTGCAGGCCTGGCCGCAGGTGGTCGAGGCCGAGCCCCGCGCCAGGCTCGTTCTCGTCGGACACGGCTTCGACGCGGAGGGTGAACGCCACCGTCGTTCTCTCGTCGAGCGGTTCGCCCTCGACAACGACCCCACCGTCACGTGGCTCGACAGCGTCGACGACGTGCGCCCGTACTACGCCGCCGCCGACCTGTCGGTGTCGCCGTCGCTCTCGGAGAACCACGGCGCCGCCCTCGAGGCCTCCGCGATGGGCGTGCCGTCGGTCGTCTCGGATGCCGGGGCCCTCCCCGAGGCGGTCACCCCCGACAGCGGGTGGGTCGTCGCCGCCGGCTCGGTCGACGCCCTCGCGGTCGCGCTGCTGACCGCGACCGCCGCACGACGGGCGGGGACGTTGGCCGACCGCGGTGGACGGGCCCGCGCCCACGTGCGCCGGCGCTTCGACCGCGACCGGGCGGTCGCCGCCGTGCGCGACGTCGTGCTCGACGTGGTGCACGTCCCCGACGGGCCGGACGAGCGGGCGCGCGTCCGGGTCGCCGCGTTCTGCGAGCAGCGCGGCTGGACCGCCACGACTCCGGACGGCGCCTGCTCCGTCGTGCTCGGGCGCACGCCGCTCGCCCTCGTCGCCGCCCTCTCGGAGCGGGCCGACGTCGAGCTGGGCGTGCGCGTCGGCCCGCCCGAGCCGGGCGGGTCGGTGCTCGCCCCCGGCGCGCGAGCGGTCCCCCTCGTGTCGGGCGGGACCGGCCTGCAGGCGTCCGTGCTCGAGCTCGCCCGCAACGCCGCGCGCGCCGTCGCAGCGGTCCGGCGCTCCGACGTCGTCTACGCCGACCAGCCCGGTGTCGTGGGCGGGCTCGCGCTCGTCGCCGGCCGCCTCGCCCGACGGCCCCTCGTCGTCAACGTCGTCGGCGACCCGGCCGAGTCGGTCGTCCCCGACGTCGTGCCCGGGCTGCGCGGCCAGGTCGCACACCGCCTGCTGCCCGCGGTGCAGCGCTGGGCCGCCCGCCGGGCCGCCGTCACCAACTTCGTGACGGCCGAGGCGCTGCAACGGCGCTACCCGCCGACCGGATCGACGGGCCCGGGCCGGTCGTTCGCCATCTCGACCGCCCGCGCCCTCGCGCCCCGGCCCGACCCACGCCCCGCCCCCGCCCGTCCGGCGGTCTCGCTCGTCACGGTGGCCAGCCTCGAGCAGCCGTACAAGGGCGTCGACGAGCTGACGCAGGCCGTCGGGCTGCTGGCCGGCCGGGGCCTGGACGTGCGCCTCACCGTCGTCGGTGAGGGGCGGCTGCGCGAACGGCTCCGCGAGGCGGCCGAGCGCCACGCGCCGGGCCGGGTCACCTTCACCGGGCACCTGTACGCCGCGGACCTGCTGCACGAGCTGCGCCGCCACGAGGTCTTCGTCCTCGCCTCGTGGACCGAGGGGCTGCCCCGCGCCCTCGTCGAGGCGATGGCCGACGGGATGGCGTGCGTCGCCACGGCCGTGGGCGGTGTCCCCGAGCTGCTCGAGCCGCACCGCACGGTGGCGCCCCGGGACCCGGCCGCGCTGGCCGACGCCCTCGCCGCCCTCGTCGCGGACCCCGACGCGTGGCGGCTCTCGGTGCGGCACAACCTCGAGGCGGCCGGTCGGGTCTTCGACCGTCGCGACGGTGTCGACGACCTCGTCGGCGCCGTGCTCGACGTCGCCCGCCCCCGCCGACGGGCGGCGACGTGA
- a CDS encoding sugar transferase — protein sequence MTASLAAKRALDLAVAVPLLLLTLPVQAVVASAVAADLGRPVLFAQARPGRDGIPFTMRKFRSMRDVDPSRGLVDDASRLTPFGRWLRASSLDELPTLWNVVRGEMSLVGPRPLLVQYLPLYSPAEARRHEVAPGLTGLAQVSGRNALTWQEKFALDVEYVDRRSLLLDLRILVATARAVLLRKGISADGEATMPVFAGTTAREP from the coding sequence GTGACCGCCTCCCTTGCGGCCAAGCGCGCCCTCGACCTCGCCGTCGCGGTGCCGCTGCTGCTGCTCACCCTGCCCGTCCAGGCGGTCGTGGCATCCGCGGTGGCCGCCGACCTCGGGCGCCCGGTGCTCTTCGCGCAAGCGCGACCCGGCCGGGACGGCATCCCCTTCACGATGCGCAAGTTCCGCAGCATGCGCGACGTCGACCCGTCTCGGGGGCTGGTCGACGACGCGTCACGGCTGACGCCGTTCGGGCGGTGGCTGCGGGCGAGCAGCCTCGACGAGCTGCCGACGCTGTGGAACGTCGTGCGGGGCGAGATGTCGCTCGTCGGCCCGCGGCCGTTGCTCGTGCAGTACCTGCCGCTCTACTCGCCCGCGGAGGCACGACGGCACGAGGTGGCGCCGGGCCTGACCGGCCTGGCCCAGGTCTCGGGCCGCAACGCCCTGACGTGGCAGGAGAAGTTCGCCCTCGACGTCGAGTACGTCGACCGTCGCAGCCTGCTGCTCGACCTGCGCATCCTCGTCGCCACCGCACGAGCGGTCCTGCTGCGAAAGGGGATCAGCGCCGACGGCGAGGCGACCATGCCCGTCTTCGCCGGCACGACGGCCCGGGAGCCGTGA
- a CDS encoding DegT/DnrJ/EryC1/StrS family aminotransferase: MSPAPATAPSATPPVGRIHLSKAEVTEVEEAYVLDALRSGWIAPLGPHVDAFEAEVAELVGVAGALALSSGTAALHLALLDAGVGPGDVVPLSSLTFAATVNAVVYTGARPVFVDSRASDGNVDVDLLVDAVDTLRSEGHRVPAVLPVDLLGRCVDYTRLLPAMDRRGVVVVEDAAEALGARHAGGGAGSFGRSAAISFNGNKIMTTSGGGMLLSDDLELLARARYLSTQARHPVPWYEHTEVGYNYRLSNLLAALGRGQLERLPSMIDRRRAIRARYAEALAPFDDVRLLGRSDGDTDADDNCWLTTVVLDRPGATVADDLVTALTAADIEARHVWKPMHRQPVFACDRAFVTGGSDELFRTGVTLPSGASLRDDEVERVVDELVGYLGR, translated from the coding sequence CTGTCGCCGGCCCCCGCCACGGCACCGTCCGCGACTCCCCCGGTCGGTCGCATCCACCTGTCCAAGGCCGAGGTCACCGAGGTCGAGGAGGCCTACGTCCTCGACGCCCTGCGGTCGGGGTGGATCGCGCCGCTCGGGCCCCACGTCGACGCCTTCGAGGCCGAGGTGGCCGAGCTCGTCGGCGTCGCCGGCGCCCTCGCCCTCTCGTCCGGGACCGCGGCCCTGCACCTCGCCCTGCTCGACGCCGGGGTCGGCCCCGGCGACGTCGTACCGCTCTCGAGCCTCACCTTCGCCGCCACGGTCAACGCCGTCGTCTACACGGGTGCGCGCCCGGTCTTCGTCGACTCGCGCGCGAGCGACGGCAACGTCGACGTCGACCTGCTCGTCGACGCCGTCGACACCCTGCGGTCGGAGGGCCACCGGGTCCCGGCGGTGCTGCCCGTCGACCTGCTCGGCCGGTGCGTCGACTACACGCGCCTGCTGCCGGCGATGGACCGGCGAGGGGTCGTCGTCGTCGAGGACGCCGCCGAGGCGCTCGGGGCCCGGCACGCCGGTGGCGGCGCCGGGTCGTTCGGCCGGTCGGCGGCGATCTCCTTCAACGGCAACAAGATCATGACGACCTCGGGTGGCGGCATGCTGCTCAGCGACGACCTCGAGCTGCTCGCCCGGGCCCGCTACCTCTCGACCCAGGCGCGCCACCCCGTGCCCTGGTACGAGCACACCGAGGTCGGCTACAACTACCGTCTGTCGAACCTGCTCGCCGCCCTCGGCCGGGGACAGCTCGAGCGGCTGCCGTCGATGATCGACCGGCGCCGCGCCATCCGCGCCCGCTACGCCGAGGCCCTGGCGCCGTTCGACGACGTGCGCCTGCTCGGCCGCTCCGACGGCGACACCGACGCCGACGACAACTGCTGGCTCACGACGGTGGTGCTCGACCGCCCCGGCGCCACCGTGGCCGACGACCTCGTCACGGCCCTGACCGCCGCCGACATCGAGGCCCGGCACGTGTGGAAGCCGATGCACCGGCAGCCGGTCTTCGCCTGCGACCGCGCCTTCGTCACCGGCGGTTCGGACGAGCTCTTCCGCACCGGCGTCACCCTGCCGAGCGGGGCCTCGCTGCGCGACGACGAGGTCGAGCGGGTCGTCGACGAGCTCGTGGGGTACCTGGGCCGGTGA
- a CDS encoding acetyltransferase, translating into MDSEGLVVVGCGGFGREVLDVVDGIEAQDGVCRLLGFVDDHPSEASRAALARRGARLLGDTAWLAASDAPVRYVIGISSGAVKRAIDERLTAAGKQAATLVHPAATVGFDVHLGDGTVVCAGARIEGGVETGRHTHINMNSTIAHDATLEDHVTVNPQVAVSGGVHVCTEALLGTHSTVLQNLKVGRGAVVGAAACVTKDVPAGVVATGVPARW; encoded by the coding sequence GTGGACTCCGAAGGGCTCGTCGTCGTCGGGTGCGGCGGCTTCGGCCGCGAGGTGCTCGACGTCGTCGACGGCATCGAGGCGCAGGACGGCGTATGTCGGCTGCTCGGCTTCGTCGACGACCACCCCTCCGAGGCGAGCCGGGCCGCCCTCGCCCGCCGGGGTGCCCGTCTGCTCGGCGACACCGCGTGGCTCGCGGCCTCCGACGCCCCGGTGCGCTACGTCATCGGCATCAGCTCGGGGGCGGTCAAGCGGGCGATCGACGAGCGGCTGACGGCGGCGGGCAAGCAGGCCGCCACCCTCGTGCACCCCGCCGCGACGGTCGGCTTCGACGTCCACCTCGGTGACGGCACGGTCGTCTGCGCGGGCGCCCGCATCGAGGGCGGCGTCGAGACCGGTCGGCACACCCACATCAACATGAACTCGACCATCGCGCACGACGCGACGCTGGAGGACCACGTGACCGTCAACCCCCAGGTCGCCGTCTCCGGCGGCGTGCACGTCTGCACGGAGGCGCTGCTCGGCACCCACAGCACCGTACTGCAGAACCTCAAGGTGGGTCGGGGCGCCGTCGTCGGCGCCGCCGCCTGCGTGACGAAGGACGTCCCCGCCGGGGTCGTCGCCACGGGGGTGCCGGCCCGGTGGTGA